The Verrucomicrobiia bacterium region CAGTCCCGGCTCGCCGTGGATGCCTTGGGACGCCTGTACGTCAGCGGGTCGGACCTGGGGACCACGGCCTGGGTGTTTCCGGATGTCGCCCGCTGGGATGGACGGCGGTGGGAAGTCCTCGCCACCAATGCCAATCGTGTGGATGCCCTGCTGCCGGTCGGCGGCGACCTGTTCGCCGCCGGACGGTTCACAGAGATTGATGGTGTGCCCTTCAACCGCATCGCGCGGTTCGATGGATCCGGGTGGCGCGCGATGGGTGATGGGCTTGGGGGTCCATCTGCCGGGGCCTTGGCTCTCGCTGCGGCGGACGGTCAGCTCTACGCTGGCGGCCAGTTCACGAGTGCCGGTTCACTTTCCGTGACCAACATCGCCCGCTGGGACATCGCTTCGGAATCGTGGCATGCCCTTGGGGACGGCCTGCCCGACGGGGTGCGTGCCATCGCCGCTTCGAAAACGGGTGTGTTCGCCGGCGCCGGGGAACAGGTGTACCGCTGGACGGGTTCGGCATGAGAACTCCTGGGGACCTTCGTGGGCGAGGCTGGTTTCAAAGCGCAGGTCCTGGCCCTGCAATGGCGCGACGATGCGCTCTATGCCGCCGGATCCTTCGCGTCCGTGGATGGTCTCGAGGCCTCAGTCGTGGTGCGGTGGCGCGACGGCCGCTGGGAACGCCCTGGCTCCCAACCCATTGCCGGAGTGGCCATCGGGATGGCCTAGGTTCAAGACCGTCTGTGGCTGGCCGGCAGGATCCAGCTTCCCGATCAGCCGGCGCTGAATTCCGTCAAGGTGGCGTCGCTCGCTGGCGAGGCGTGGCAGGTCGAGCTGGAAGTCAACTCCCGCTTTGCGGCACAGGCCCTCTGCCATCGCGGCGCAGAGGTGTTCGTCCTCGACATGCCCACGCTGAGGGAGGCCACGTTCCAAGCTGACCTGGTCATCTGGCACCGACACGACAATCGCTGGACGCCCGTCAACGGCGGTCTGGCCCCGGTCCCGGAGACCACGGGTGTGGCCGTGTCCCCGGACGGTGTGGCCGTGGGCGGCGTGGGCGGCACGTGTCCGATGCAGTACGACGGATCGGCGTTTCTCCACACGTCGGGGGGACCCGGGACGTTCGGCGTGCCGATTCAGATCGGCCGGTCGCTCCCCGGATCGGCCCGGCAGGCCTACGCTGCCGGTTCAGTCCAGATTCAGGACCGACCGGTGTTCGTCGCCCGTCTGGAGGGGGACCTTTGGGAGACGGTGACGTCCCCAAGCCCGCTTCCCACGATTGTCCATATCGCTCCCGGGGAGAAAGGCCTCGCGGTGGCCGGGTATCGGACGCCATCCGGTGGCGGTGAAATATGGGAATGGACCGGTATCGCCTGGCAGCCGGTCGGCGACCCGTTCGAACCGGCCCCTCCGACGGGCGGCGGGTCCAATCCCTCGCGCATTGAGGCCCTGGCCTGGCACGAAGGCCGGCTTTACGCGGGATGCGCCGCCTCGACCATTGGCGGCCAAGTTCGCTCCAACCTGGTGGTCTGGGACGGAGCCCAATGGCAATCCCCGGTCCCGCTCCAAGCACCAGCCTATGTCCTGAGGTCCTCGGGCGGCCGCTTGTACATCGGCAGCCAGGTTCCCCGGAGACCGGCCTCCATTCTCGCCTGGGACGGGGAACAGGCCGAGGAACTCGGTGCAGGCCTCCCTGAGATGACCCTGACCGGTTTCGACATGAGCGATCAGGGCTTGCTGGCGGCTGTCGGGAACGTGGGCGCACCAGGAGTCTCCCCCATTTGGTTTCGCCGGGGCGCCGCCTGGGTGCCTCCGGAGGACTGGACCTCGCCGGGGCCTGCCACTGCCCAGGGATGCGTCTGGTTTGGCAACGACCTCTACATCGCCGGAAACGGGGCGACCGCCTCCAATGTGGAATCCACGGCTCTTGCCATCTGGCATGAGCCGGGAGTCCTCCTGAGGACCCGGCTGGCATCCGACGGGACCCCGGTATTTCGTGCCACTGGCGCGCTGCCAGCACGCTTTGCGTGGGAACGCGGCGATCGCCTGGGCGACTGGGTCCCCTTCGCCACCAATGCCCTGGGAAATCCCGGGTGGGTTTCGGACCCGCTCGCGGCGTCGAACAGCCGGTTCTATCGCATCCGGGAGATCGCCGCCGATGCCGAGTGAGATCCCGACACCGGGGACTAATCGGCTGGCAGTTCCTGAATCGAGGTTCCGGTCAGAGCCGTAAACCCAAGGTGTCTGCAGTGGCCGCCTCGGACAGCGCTCGCGATGGGCTGAGGCGCCCCCGGCCATGGCTCCCGTGTGGACAGGACTCCGACGGCTTCGTGTCCTGCGCGATCGCCGGATCGTCGGCAATGTTCCCCCCTGGATTTCCTTGCACTTCGCCCTCGTGATTCCCTTTGACGCTGGCGCGGCCGACGCGGCGACAGCCCAAGCACAAGCAGCGGCCCGGGAAAACGTCCGGAGCGTTCAGAACGCGACTGGACGTACGCATCCACTCCAAAAAGGCGACCCGATAGGCCTGAATCCAAATGCGGGGCCGGACGGGATTTGGGCGCGCTGGATCCCGGCAATTGGATGGATCCGCAGCCATCAGACCCCCTGGCTTCAGGGCGACCGGATGCCCGGAATCACGCTGGCGGCGTATCTGCTGCTGGCGGCTCTGGGCGATGCCCCGCTCGTCAACCTGCCGACCAAGTCGGCAAGTCGGGTCGGATGTTTGAACGATTGGCGACCCCACGGGGATTCGAACCCAAGGCCCCATTCCTCACCGTGCGTCCTGGCGCCCAAGCGTTCCCTGCGGGTTCCTCGGCTACGACCGGGGTCGCTCCCCGAACTGCGTGAACTGGGCGACCAGCGCGGTTTCCTGGTGGAAGGGCTTCGGCTGGCGATGGCGCGCGGGATGCTGCACTTCTGCGAACTCTTCGGCCAGGCGGCATGGTGCGTGGCGGATCAACGCCGCGAACTCTTTGAATTCCGGCGTTTGGACGGAAAAAAGTGGGACGCCTACGGACGCCTGCCAAACCGAAAGTCGCACTGTCTCGGCCATGGGAAGCGGTGGCCGATCGGCACCCTGGAGAGCGTTCCCTACCCCAAGGTCGCCTTCGTTGAGGGAGCTCCGGACCTGCTTGCCGCCTTCCACTTCATTTTCGCCGAGGAGAAAACCGATACGGTGGCGGCCGTTGCCGCACTCGGGGCAAGCAATCGTCACCTCGCCCCGGAGTCATTGGCACTCTTCGCCGGGAAGCATGTGCGACTCTTCCCGCACAGGGATGAAGCGGGCCTTGCCGCCTCCCGGGCCTGGGCCCGGCAACTGAAGGAGGCCGGAGCCGTCCGGGTGGAAGCATTTGACCTTTCGGGCCTTACGCTCGCCTGCGGCGACGAAGGCAAGGACTTGGCCGACGTCGCTCAGATTGATCCCGACTGCTTCGAGACCACGCGCAAATTCCAGGAGGTCATGCCATGAGCGACGCTTTCCATGAGTATCTGCCGGCCCCATCGGGTGTGTACGACCCCTTGGCCGATGAAGCTTCTGCAAGCTCGTCCGATCCCAGCGGGCACCCCGCTCAACCGGCCGAAGGTGAGCGGGCGAAGGCGTCCCGGGAACCCCTGCTGAGGTTCCGCTCGTTTGAAGAACTGGCTGCCTATCAGGAACCGCCAGACCACAAACTGGCGGGCGACTATCATTTGCAGCGCGGCGGATTCACCGTGCTGGCGGGTCCACCCGGATGCGGGAAGTCCCGGGCCTCGCTCGCCTTGGCACTCGCGGGTGCGGCGGGATCTGGCAAGTGGCTGGGGCTCAAAATCCAAAGCCGTTTCAGGACCCTCATTCTCCAGAATGAAAACGGCCTGGCACGCCTGCATCGCGAGGTGCCCAAGGGACTCAACCTGGCTGAACTGCGCGACTGGATTCGCATTTCAGATCCCCCGGTGGTCGGTTTGGCGATCCACAATCCGACGTTTCGAGCCGAGCTCAAGGCGGCCGTGCGGGACTTCAAACCGGACCTGATCGTCATTGACCCGTTCAACGCGACCACCCGCGACTCCATGGAAAAGGACTTCGCGGAGACGCTCACGCGGCTGCGCGAGATTCAGGCCGAAGCCGGGGTCAACCCCGCCTGCCTGATCCTCCACCACCTGAGGAAGCCAAAAAGCGAGGACCGGCACAAAGGTCGAAGCCTCACCCACCTCCTCGCCGGTTCCTACGTTCTGGTGTCGGTCGCGCGCGCGGTGCTGGTCATCCAGCCCGCGACCGACGACACGGAGGACGACCGAGTCATCGTGACGCCTGCCAAAAACAACGACGGCGAACTGGGGCCGCGCACGGCGTGGCGCCGAACCAGCGACGGGTTTGAGGAGGTCGCCAACTTTGATTGGACGGCGTACGACGGTGGGCAGGCGACCCCTGATGCCAGGGTGCAGGAAGCGCATCTGCGCGCTGTGTTCAAGGATGGCACGCTTCGCCTTCCCCTGAAAATGGCGGCCCAGGCATTGAAAGAAGTCGCCAAGGTGGGCCGTTCTACCGCGTACGACGCCCTAAAGCTACCCGGCAAGTTCTCCCATCTGCTGGGCAAATCACTGGAGGACGAATGCCTGTTCCTCAAGGCCAGTCAGGACGAGTTCGGCGACGGATCCCCAGGTTGAACCGCGGCGTCCATCTGTCCAACCCATCTGGGGGGGAATCCGTGGACGGACGGATCCGACACGAGGATTTGGACGATTCTTAACCAGTATAGGCAGGTGGGCAGATTCCTCAATAGAACGGGGCGCCGTGCCGTGCCGCTAATGGCCTCCCCTTTAGCGATCGAGCCCGAAAGCCGGTAGCGCGCCTCCGGCAATTCCCCCTGCAAGCGCGATTGTAGCCTTGAGGTTGCGGTACGGCGTAATAGCCTCGCCTTCAGCAAACTACCCATGCATTGGATTGCCCCTACCGAGAAGGACACCGCCGGCGCCACGCTTGAAAAGCGGTTATGGGCCAGCGCCGACCAGTTCCGTGCCAATTCCGGCCTCAAGGCCCAGGAATACTCCGGCCCGATCCTCGGCGTCATTTTCCTCCGCTTCGCCGAAGTCCGCTTCACGGCCCAGCGCGCAAAGCTGGAAAAGGCCAGCGCCTCCTCCCGGCGCGGCAGCCGCGTGGATGAGCCCGCGGCCTACCACGCCGAGGGCATCCTCTACCTCGCCCCCAACGCCCGCTTCGGATTCCTGCTCAACCTCCCCGAGGCGGCTGACATCGGCGCGAAGGTGAACGATGCCATGCGCGACATCGAGAAGCACAACCCGCAGCTCGCCGGCGTCCTGCCCAAGACCTACAACCTCTTCACCAGCACCCTCCTCAAGGAACTGCTGAAAAAGGTCTCCGAGATTCCCGCCACCGTGGACTACGATGCCTTCGGCCGCATCTACGAATACTTCCTGGGCGAATTCGCACGCACCGAGGGTCAGAAGGGCGGCGAGTTTTACACCCCGTCCTGCATCGTCCGGCTCCTCACCGAAGTCATCGAGCCCTACCACGGGCGCATTCTCGACCCCGCGTGCGGCTCGGGCGGCATGTTCGTCTCTTCGGCTCGCTTCGTCTCCGAGCACAAGAAGAATCCCGCCACCGAACTCGCCATCCACGGCGTCGAGAAGACCGACGAAACCGGCCGCCTCTGCCGTCTGAACCTTGCCGTCCATGGCCTCGAAGGCGACATCCGCCACGGCGGCCAGGTCAACAGCTACTACGATGACCCCCACGACGCCACCGGCCGCTTCGACTTCGTCCTCGCCAACCCGCCGTTCAACGTCAACGCCGTGGACAAGGAACGGTTGAAAGACTCCGTCGGGTCGGGACGCCGTTTCCCGTTCGGCCTGCCGCGCACCGACAACGCGAATTATCTCTGGATTCAACTCTTCCACTCCGCGCTCAACGCCAAAGGCAGGGCCGGATTCGTCATGGCCAACTCCGCCTCCGACGCCCGCGCCTCCGAGCAGGAAATCCGGCAGAAACTCATCGAAAGCCGCGCCGTGGACGTGATGGTCGCCGTCGGCCCGAACATGTTCTACACCGTCACGCTGCCCTGCACCCTCTGGTTCTTCGACAAAGGCAAGTCGGCCCGCAAGGTGAGTCAAGACGCAGTCTTGTTTTTGGATGCCCGGCACATCTACCGGCAGATCGACCGCGCGCACCGCGAATGGACGCCCGCGCAAATCGGCATCCTCGCCAACGTCGTTCGCCTTTATCGCGGCGAAGCCCTCGACCTCACCCTCGGCGGCGACGAAGCCGAGGCCAAGCTCAACGAAGTCTTCGGCCCAAATCCGAAATACGCCGACGTGCCCGGCCTGTGCCGCGCCGCCACGCTCAAGGAAATCGAAGCGCAAGGCTGGTCGCTCAACCCTGGCCGCTACGTGGGCGTCGCGCCGGGCGAAGCCGTGAGCGACGAGGACTTCAAGGAACAACTCGAAACCCTGAACGAGGAACTCGAAACCTTGAACGCCCAGGCCCGCGACCTCGAACAAACCATCGCCGGCAACGTGGCGGAAATTCTGGAGGCGTGACGATGGCGACGTTTCCAACGAGTCCAATCACCGACTTGTTCCGGCTGAAACAAGGAACGTATCTCAAGCCTGATGAGATGGCGGAAGCGCCGTCGGAAGAATTTCCGTTTCGGGTCTATGGAGCGAACGGAGTAATCGGCTACTCAAACCGGAAGATGTATTCCGACCGCACGACGCTAATTTCTTGTCGTGGGGCAAACTGCGGCGTCGTGCATTTCACAACCCCCGACGTGTGGATTAGCAACAACTCGATTGCTTGCGTTCCGAAGGCGGAGATTGACCCGACGTTTTATCACTACGTTTGCCTCAACACCGATTTTGGCGATGTCATCACCGGCTCGGCGCAGCCGCAAATCACCATCACGAATCTTTCGAGCAAGGAACTCATCCAGCCCCCGCTGCCGGTGCAACGGCGGATTGCGGGCATCCTGTCGGCCTACGACGAGCTGATGGAGAACAGTCAGCGGCGCATCCGGCTCTTGGAGGCGATGGCCCGCGCCCTCTACCGCGAGTGGTTCGTCCACTTCCGCTTCCCCGGCAACGAAAAGCACCCGCGCGTCGCCTCCCCACTCGGCGACATCCACCAAGGCTGGGAGGTAAAGAAGCTCGGCGAAGTTCTCGAATTGAATTACGGCAAGGCGCTGAAACAAGAAGACCGGAGCGGCGGCGATGTGCCGGTGTTTGGTCCAAGCGGCATCGTCGGCCAACACGACACGGCGCTCGTCAAAGGTCCGGGCATCATCGTGGGCCGGAAGGGGAACGTCGGAAGCGTGTTCTGGTGCGCCGAGGATTTCTTCGTGATAGACACCGCCTACTTCGTGACTTCATCGCTGCCGTTGCGTTTCCTGTTCTACGTCCTGCCGACGCTGAATTTCCTCAACAGCGATGCTGCCGTTCCCGGATTGAGCCGCAACCAAGCCTACACGCTGGAAATTCTCGTCCCGCCCGCCGCGTTGCTAAAGAAGTTCTGCGCGCTGGCCGACACCTTCGAGCGGCAAGCGTCGACGCTCCAACGCCAAATCCAAAACCTCCGCCGGACGCGCGACCTGCTGCTGCCGCGTCTGCTGTCGGGGCAGGTGGAAATCAAAGTCCAGATTCCAGTCTGAAACTTTTATGAAAATTGAATCTACTGACCAGGACATCCGAAATCTTCTAGCCTCAGGTTATTACCGCATCCCTCGCTTCCAGAGGCCCTATTCCTGGACTCGCGAAAACATTCAGGATTTTTGGGACGATGTGGTCAAAGATGCCCCTGATAACTACTTCATCGGTTCGATGGTCACCTTCAAAGAAGGCAGCCAGCGCTATGGCGTCGTCGATGGCCAACAGCGCCTCACGACGATCACGATACTTTTGGCCGTGTTGCGTAACCGTTTGAATGCACTCGGTTTCACGGACCTAGCTCAGGGCATTCAGAATCAACTCGAACGCAAGAATATCAACAACAAGCCGGAATACATCTTATCGACGGAAACGTCCTACCCGTTCTTCCAAGACCACATCCTCAAGTTTGGCGAACCCGAAGTGGAAGGTGATGCAATGCGCGAGGAAGCCCAACTCCGCAGCGGTTTCGAATACTTAAATGAGTTGGTGGGCTCGATCATCAAGAGTGTGCAATCCGACACATCGCTAACGGCTGAAGATATAAACAAACAGCTTGAGCAGCGATTAACCAAGATTCGCGATGCAGTGCTCGACCTTAAAGTCATTCTGGTGAAGCTGGATGATGAAGATGACGCCTACATCATCTTTGAGACGCTGAACACGAGGGGAAAAGATTTGAGTCTCGCGGACCTAGTGAAAAACCACGTCGCGAAACACTTGAAGGTGAAAAGCGCTTCCGTGGACCAGCCGAAGATAAAGTGGGAGAATTTGCTTGAGACTATCGAAGGGTCATCAGCCGGACTGGAAGTGGACACGTTCATCCACCACTTTTGGTTGTCACGATATGATTATCTCGCTGCCAAACGACTTTTCAAGGTGCTCAAACGGCGAATTGGAAAAGGTGAAGCAAAGACGTTTCTTGACGCACTCGTTGCTGATGCATCGCTCTATCGAGCGGTTCACGAAAAGGCGTTTTGGAAATGGGCCAAGCCGGATCGAAGGATTGTTGCTGCACTGGACGCATTGCAGCTCTTCCGGGTTGAGCAGCAAACTCCTTGCGTGCTTTCCCTCATGCGTTGTTTCAAAGAGAAGAAACTCAAGAGAAGCCACTTTGAAGATGCCGTTGTGGCGATAGAAAAGTTTCATTTCTTGTTCACCGCAGTTACCTCGCAGCGGTCATCTGGCGGGATATCGGAGATGTATGCATCCTTAGGGCGACGTCTCTTTGAAGCCAAAAACACGCAATCCGCAGTAACCCTCGTTAACGAGTTGAAGGCGAAGCTACGAGGGCGGATTCCGGGCCTCGAGGAAGTTAAGGCTCTCATCCCGTCGGTCATCTTCACTGACAACCAAACGAAACAGAAAAACCTAGTGCGCTATATCCTCGCTGGTTTTCAAAGCCATTCAGTCGCCTCGGTAACGATTGATTTTGACGGCATGACTATCGAGCATTTGCTTCCACAGAGCGAAATTGGTTCTGGGGGCTTCACGGACGAAATTGTTGGCCAGTTGGGAAACTTGATTCTAGTGCCTTCAAAACTGAACGAGAAATTCGCAAACAAATCTTTCAAAGATAAGAAGAGAATTCTCCTAAGCGCGGGGGTCTCTATTCCTACCGAGTTCACTACACTAAATGCCCTGACCCAGAAGGACATTCAGCAACGCACGTCCAGCCTCGCTGAACTTGCATACAAGCAGGTATGGAAACTTTAGCACGACAGCGGTGGCACACCCAAGACCGGCTTGTCGAGCGGCCCGCCATCGGGTTGTTCGCGGAGCTTGGCTGGGCCGTGGCCGGGCCACCTCCCAATGCCGGCGTAGCCGGCGAGCCGCGTGAGACGAGCCTGATGCGATCTCACAATAGAAAACGAGGCTTCTATGGGCTATCTCGTTGAAAGCTACAGCCTGGACGAACTGCACCGGATCGCAGTGCCCGGGGCAGTAGCGCCGTCTCTGTTTTGGGTTTTGCCCGTTGGTGAATGGCGAGCGGGGGAGTTGGAGGAAGTCTGGCGCTGGTTCACTGAGCGCCAAAGCGAGTGTCACGACTACGGTCTGCTGCTGGTAAAACACATGGGACGGCGTGAATCCGACGAAGGCAGCGTCAACCTTGCCCCAGTCGGCGCAAAACTCTCCGATCTCATGCCTGCCGGTGCGGAGCGATTTGTCTCCCCTTCAGCGGTTCGAGGCGAAGCACCACGAGTGCTGGTGCTTGCCGGCGGCTATCCGCAGCCTGGCTGGGGTGTCCTCGTAGAGTGGCGGCGGCGAGACATCCACCGTTTTGAGGGATTGCTCAGACTCACAACAGGCCGGCTGCGGAACGGTGAATCCGCGAATGAACTCAGCGTATTCAAGGATGCAGCCGCGAGCTTTCATCGTTGGACGGAGACGCGCGACGCCAGGCCCGCAAAACTCAATGTTTCGAGTCTGGAGACGGAGATTGCCGGGGGCGAACAGATTGAGGTTTTGATGCGTGATGCCGAAAGCGCGTTGCAGGCCGGTCAACACGCGCTGGTTCAGCAGAAAGTCAATGCAACGGCATCGGCCGCAAAACAGGCGGCTTGGTTGGGCATCGAAGCGGCGACATTGCGCGAAGTCGAAGACCTTCAGCAGACATTTGCGAGTGCTGCGTTCATTTTGGCTTTGCCGGCAGCCGTAATCGCAGCCGAGATTGAGCCCAAACTTGATGCCTTGGTTTCAGACCCTTCCAAGCGCGAGTCCGTTTACAAGAGCCTTGCCAGTCAGGATTTGAAGCACGCGCTGCGTGAATGCCTTAATCTTCGACGCAAAGGTGTCGTTCCGATAGGCGAGAA contains the following coding sequences:
- a CDS encoding SAM-dependent DNA methyltransferase, encoding MHWIAPTEKDTAGATLEKRLWASADQFRANSGLKAQEYSGPILGVIFLRFAEVRFTAQRAKLEKASASSRRGSRVDEPAAYHAEGILYLAPNARFGFLLNLPEAADIGAKVNDAMRDIEKHNPQLAGVLPKTYNLFTSTLLKELLKKVSEIPATVDYDAFGRIYEYFLGEFARTEGQKGGEFYTPSCIVRLLTEVIEPYHGRILDPACGSGGMFVSSARFVSEHKKNPATELAIHGVEKTDETGRLCRLNLAVHGLEGDIRHGGQVNSYYDDPHDATGRFDFVLANPPFNVNAVDKERLKDSVGSGRRFPFGLPRTDNANYLWIQLFHSALNAKGRAGFVMANSASDARASEQEIRQKLIESRAVDVMVAVGPNMFYTVTLPCTLWFFDKGKSARKVSQDAVLFLDARHIYRQIDRAHREWTPAQIGILANVVRLYRGEALDLTLGGDEAEAKLNEVFGPNPKYADVPGLCRAATLKEIEAQGWSLNPGRYVGVAPGEAVSDEDFKEQLETLNEELETLNAQARDLEQTIAGNVAEILEA
- a CDS encoding restriction endonuclease subunit S; its protein translation is MATFPTSPITDLFRLKQGTYLKPDEMAEAPSEEFPFRVYGANGVIGYSNRKMYSDRTTLISCRGANCGVVHFTTPDVWISNNSIACVPKAEIDPTFYHYVCLNTDFGDVITGSAQPQITITNLSSKELIQPPLPVQRRIAGILSAYDELMENSQRRIRLLEAMARALYREWFVHFRFPGNEKHPRVASPLGDIHQGWEVKKLGEVLELNYGKALKQEDRSGGDVPVFGPSGIVGQHDTALVKGPGIIVGRKGNVGSVFWCAEDFFVIDTAYFVTSSLPLRFLFYVLPTLNFLNSDAAVPGLSRNQAYTLEILVPPAALLKKFCALADTFERQASTLQRQIQNLRRTRDLLLPRLLSGQVEIKVQIPV
- a CDS encoding DUF262 domain-containing protein; the protein is MKIESTDQDIRNLLASGYYRIPRFQRPYSWTRENIQDFWDDVVKDAPDNYFIGSMVTFKEGSQRYGVVDGQQRLTTITILLAVLRNRLNALGFTDLAQGIQNQLERKNINNKPEYILSTETSYPFFQDHILKFGEPEVEGDAMREEAQLRSGFEYLNELVGSIIKSVQSDTSLTAEDINKQLEQRLTKIRDAVLDLKVILVKLDDEDDAYIIFETLNTRGKDLSLADLVKNHVAKHLKVKSASVDQPKIKWENLLETIEGSSAGLEVDTFIHHFWLSRYDYLAAKRLFKVLKRRIGKGEAKTFLDALVADASLYRAVHEKAFWKWAKPDRRIVAALDALQLFRVEQQTPCVLSLMRCFKEKKLKRSHFEDAVVAIEKFHFLFTAVTSQRSSGGISEMYASLGRRLFEAKNTQSAVTLVNELKAKLRGRIPGLEEVKALIPSVIFTDNQTKQKNLVRYILAGFQSHSVASVTIDFDGMTIEHLLPQSEIGSGGFTDEIVGQLGNLILVPSKLNEKFANKSFKDKKRILLSAGVSIPTEFTTLNALTQKDIQQRTSSLAELAYKQVWKL
- a CDS encoding toprim domain-containing protein, with amino-acid sequence MPGITLAAYLLLAALGDAPLVNLPTKSASRVGCLNDWRPHGDSNPRPHSSPCVLAPKRSLRVPRLRPGSLPELRELGDQRGFLVEGLRLAMARGMLHFCELFGQAAWCVADQRRELFEFRRLDGKKWDAYGRLPNRKSHCLGHGKRWPIGTLESVPYPKVAFVEGAPDLLAAFHFIFAEEKTDTVAAVAALGASNRHLAPESLALFAGKHVRLFPHRDEAGLAASRAWARQLKEAGAVRVEAFDLSGLTLACGDEGKDLADVAQIDPDCFETTRKFQEVMP
- a CDS encoding AAA family ATPase — encoded protein: MSDAFHEYLPAPSGVYDPLADEASASSSDPSGHPAQPAEGERAKASREPLLRFRSFEELAAYQEPPDHKLAGDYHLQRGGFTVLAGPPGCGKSRASLALALAGAAGSGKWLGLKIQSRFRTLILQNENGLARLHREVPKGLNLAELRDWIRISDPPVVGLAIHNPTFRAELKAAVRDFKPDLIVIDPFNATTRDSMEKDFAETLTRLREIQAEAGVNPACLILHHLRKPKSEDRHKGRSLTHLLAGSYVLVSVARAVLVIQPATDDTEDDRVIVTPAKNNDGELGPRTAWRRTSDGFEEVANFDWTAYDGGQATPDARVQEAHLRAVFKDGTLRLPLKMAAQALKEVAKVGRSTAYDALKLPGKFSHLLGKSLEDECLFLKASQDEFGDGSPG